The following proteins are co-located in the Solea solea chromosome 21, fSolSol10.1, whole genome shotgun sequence genome:
- the mrtfab gene encoding myocardin related transcription factor Ab isoform X7, giving the protein MATPHPHKGEEPSPECMVVSGTPSSAQSPQSEAVTSELQELTLQPAPSPQPLQERKNVLQLKLQQRRTREELVSQGIMPPLKSPAAFHEQRRSLERARTEDYLKRKIRCRPERSELVRMHILEETSAEPSLQAKQLQLKRARLADDLNDKLSHRPGPIELVHKNILSVTCLQQHSPEDSPKGESSSLDEDSSDALSPDQLANHDSPLSAVPQLSPSDALAQNGDIAPTQFLTQPTPPPAPPAPPALPPPPPPQVNGSDSPSPPKLTNGTMLTSTSSRSSAGHTKQTQAKTGSDRPPHRPKKSKDSKPKVKKLKYHQYIPPDQKADKERPPQMDSSYAKLLHQQQLFLQLQIISQQQQHYNYHTILPAPPKPPNEQPLTTSSGPSPSHSVPSSTIPAPSSQSATARHSHPAMGGAKPSTLPANLDEFKVAELKQELKLRCLTVSGTKNDLIERLRNYQEQNGGTAAASKNGPFLASQLGAISAASTSISSSTTTTTPEHLGEGGFKLALASLAHAVPGRVMRFGSTSSSPPMSPTPSERSLAGMSPDETSCSGDMFGEMVSSPLTQLTLQQSPQSSSSISLLSQPLTMVKDEIRSPCSLSGSPSASGQRPEPLTSSAVDKDQMLHEKDKQIEELTRMLRQKQRLVETLRSQLEQGKMPGAILVKKEGSEKSKTMSEVKLETLIKASAIQPPTLPNGVVLRVKKEEDSEEEMEGVTEEAQGKKLLQPMQCSQETLLRLQQIHRLQVQQAEQQKQQLQQPQQQQSQAQALKVAEAKTNSTQKQLQQKKEAQVLLQQQQQLQQLIIQQTQQKQLQAQQKLAQQKLAQQKLVQQNQLKQHQGQVQQSQQKNQVQLKQVQVQIQNQTVASPKPAVNQIQQRRQLKAHQRLQHKQQTTAVATQQVTPVLVNQQNSTQIHTQAISLDLLKANGTPTLVTDSNGNHYLIALTNHTTDGQNGVSSLAKPNGRITLQRLQSTPSKLPSAESQSKEQAKAEPVSQTSKKEQKAGLHLDINGVQQPSPPVTAPPILQPFFDDVLESESQSQLLSSLKENGMNSQQMDDLFDILLKSGEIPSFKANPDPSLAHLHSEPPSPSSPPSPLRLSPPTQTQPIISPQPSMVEPCTGSGRLEDFLESTTGSPLLGVEPDGALTLIDDLHSQMLSTPSILDHSSSPMDTSDLGFSPHSTGLDFGDPTLDSMDWLDISMVGSGGSSGSGVGRGGVGGGSEGDGGTSLAPLVPHTPPSVFSADFLDSTDLQLHWESCL; this is encoded by the exons CACTGAAGAGCCCGGCAGCCTTTCATGAACAGCGGAGGAGTCTGGAGCGAGCAAGG ACCGAGGACTATCTGAAGAGGAAGATCAGGTGCCGTCCTGAGCGCTCCGAGCTGGTCAGGATGCACATTCTGGAGG AAACATCGGCAGAGCCGTCTCTACAGGCcaagcagctgcagctgaagcGAGCACGACTGGCCGACGACCTCAACGACAAGCTCTCCCACAGACCCGGTCCCATCGAGCTGGTCCACAAGAACATCCTATCTGTTACCTGCCTCCAGCAGCACTCACCGGAGG ATTCTCCAAAGGGAGAGAGCTCCTCTCTGGATGAAGACAGCAGTGATGCTCTTTCACCAGACCAGCTGGCCAATCACGACTCTCCCCTGAGTGCCGTCCCTCAGCTGTCTCCCTCTGACGCACTCGCCCAGAACGGGGACATTGCTCCCACACAG TTCCTTACTCAGCCTACACCACCACCTGCACCACCTGCACCACCTGCActgcctccaccacctcctccccaGGTGAATGGCTCAGACTCCCCCTCACCCCCAAAATTAACAAATGGAACAATGTTGACTTCAACAAGTTCCCGCTCCTCCGCTGGACACACCAAG CAGACTCAGGCTAAGACGGGTTCAGATCGTCCTCCACACAGACCTAAGAAATCAAAGGACAGCAAACCCAAG GTGAAGAAGCTGAAGTACCACCAGTACATCCCTCCGGACCAGAAAGCAGACAAGGAGCGTCCGCCACAGATGGACTCTTCCTACGCGAAGCTGCTTCATCAACAGCAGCTCTTCCTGCAGCTGCAGATCATCAgccagcaacagcagcactaCAACTACCACACTATCCTGCCCGCCCCTCCCAA GCCTCCAAACGAGCAGCCCCTCACAACCAGCTCGGGCCCTTCCCCCTCCCACAGCGTTCCTTCAAGCACCATCCCAGCTCCCTCCAGTCAGAGCGCCACTGCCCGTCACAGCCATCCTGCAATGGGAGGAGCTAAACCCAGCACTTTGCCAGCCAACCTGGATGAGTTCAAA GTTGCCGAGTTGAAACAGGAACTGAAATTACGATGTCTGACCGTCTCAGGCACCAAGAATGATCTCATTGAGAGACTGCGCAACTACCAGGAGCAAAACGGCGGCACCGCAGCGGCTTCAAAGAATGGCCCTTTTCTGGCCAGCCAGCTGGGTGCTATCTCGGCTGCCAGCACCAGCATATCCTCTTCCACCACAACTACCACACCCGAGCATTTGGGAGAGGGTGGGTTCAAATTAGCATTAGCTTCGCTGGCTCACGCTGTTCCTGGGAGAGTCATGCGGTTTGGCAGCACCAGCTCCAGCCCTCCCATGTCTCCCACACCCTCTGAGAGGTCTTTGGCCGGCATGAGTCCAGATGAGACGAGCTGTAGTGGAGACATGTTTGGAGAGATG GTGAGCTCTCCTCTGACCCAGCTCACCTTGCAACAATCCCCTCAGTCCTCATCAAGCATCTCCCTGCTCTCGCAGCCTCTCACCATGGTGAAAGATGAGATTCGGAGTCCATGCAGTCTGTCCGGGTCTCCATCTGCCTCAGGCCAGCGCCCGGAGCCCCTGACAAGTTCAGCCGTGGACAAAGACCAGATGCTCCATGAGAAGGACAAACAGATCGAGGAGTTGACCAGGATGCTAAGGCAGAAGCAGAGGCTggtggagactctcaggtctcAGCTGGAGCAGGGAAAGATGCCAGGTGCAATACTGGTGAAGAAAGAAGGCAGTGAAAAGAGCAAAACAATGTCAGAAGTTAAACTTGAAACTCTAATAAAAGCCTCAGCCATTCAGCCCCCAACTCTCCCCAACGGTGTTGTGTTGAGGGTGAAGAAGGAGGAAGACTCGGAGGAAGAAATGGAAGGTGTAACGGAGGAAGCCCAGGGAAAGAAGCTGCTCCAGCCAATGCAGTGCTCCCAGGAGACTCTGCTAAGACTGCAGCAGATTCATCGGCTGCAGGTCCAAcaagcagagcagcagaaacagcagctgcAACAACCccaacagcagcagagtcagGCACAAGCGCTTAAGGTGGCAGAGGCTAAAACAAACTCGACGCAAAAGCAACTGCAGCAAAAGAAAGAAGCTCAAGTcctgcttcagcagcagcagcagctccagcagctcatCATACAGCAGACTCAGCAGAAGCAGCTCCAGGCCCAGCAGAAGTTAGCACAGCAGAAACTTGCCCAGCAGAAGCTGGTGCAGCAGAACCAGCTCAAACAACACCAAGGGCAAGTGCAGCAGAGCCAGCAGAAGAACCAAGTGCAGCTGAAGCAGGTTCAGGTGCAGATCCAGAACCAGACGGTGGCGAGCCCGAAGCCCGCAGTGAACCAAATCCAGCAGAGGAGGCAGCTAAAGGCTCATCAGAGGCTGCAGCACAAACAACAGACGACAGCTGTCGCCACACAACAG GTGACGCCAGTCTTGGTCAACCAACAAAACAGCACTCAGATCCACACTCAGGCCATTTCATTAGACCTCCTGAAGGCCAACGGCACACCCACGCTGGTCACCGACAGCAACGGCAACCATTACCTGATCGCTCTCACCAATCACACGACAGACGGGCAGAATGGAGTGTCCTCATTGGCCAAACCCAACGGACGCATCACACTGCAG AGATTGCAGTCGACTCCAAGTAAACTCCCCAGCGCTGAGAGCCAATCAAAAGAGCAGGCCAAAGCCGAGCCTGTGAGCCAGACAAGCAAAAAG GAACAGAAGGCGGGGCTTCACCTTGACATTAATGGCGTCCAGCAGCCCAGCCCACCAGTCACAGCTCCTCCCATCCTGCAGCCGTTCTTCGACGACGTGTTGGAGAGCGAGAGCCAAAGCCAACTTCTGTCCTCTCTCAAG GAGAACGGCATGAACAGTCAGCAGATGGACGACCTCTTCGACATCCTGCTGAAGAGCGGAG aaATCCCCAGCTTCAAGGCCAACCCTGACCCTTCCCTCGCCCATCTCCACTCAGAACCACCCTCCCCATCTTCTCCCCCATCTCCCCTCCGCCTGTCCCCTCCCACCCAGACACAACCCATCATTTCCCCTCAGCCCTCAATGGTAGAACCCTGCACAGGCAGTGGACGCCTGGAGGACTTCCTGGAGAGCACTACGGGCAGCCCCCTGCTGGGTGTGGAGCCTGACGGCGCCCTGACGCTCATCGACGACCTCCACAGCCAAATGCTGAGTACGCCCAGCATCCTGGACCACTCTTCCTCCCCCATGGACACATCCGACCTGGGCTTCTCCCCTCATTCTACAGGGTTGGACTTTGGCGACCCCACATTGGACAGCATGGACTGGCTGGATATCTCCATGGTGGGAAGCGGAGGGAGCTCAGGCAGTGGCGTGGGGAGAGGAGGTGTGGGAGGAGGCAGTGAAGGAGACGGTGGGACTAGTCTGGCTCCACTGGTGCCGCACACTCCCCCAAGTGTCTTCTCAGCTGATTTTCTGGACAGCACGGACCTGCAGCTCCACTGGGAGTCATGTTTGTAG
- the mrtfab gene encoding myocardin related transcription factor Ab isoform X3, protein MATPHPHKGEEPSPECMVVSGTPSSAQSPQSEAVTSELQELTLQPAPSPQPLQERKNVLQLKLQQRRTREELVSQGIMPPLKSPAAFHEQRRSLERARTEDYLKRKIRCRPERSELVRMHILEETSAEPSLQAKQLQLKRARLADDLNDKLSHRPGPIELVHKNILSVTCLQQHSPEDSPKGESSSLDEDSSDALSPDQLANHDSPLSAVPQLSPSDALAQNGDIAPTQFLTQPTPPPAPPAPPALPPPPPPQVNGSDSPSPPKLTNGTMLTSTSSRSSAGHTKQTQAKTGSDRPPHRPKKSKDSKPKVKKLKYHQYIPPDQKADKERPPQMDSSYAKLLHQQQLFLQLQIISQQQQHYNYHTILPAPPKPPNEQPLTTSSGPSPSHSVPSSTIPAPSSQSATARHSHPAMGGAKPSTLPANLDEFKVAELKQELKLRCLTVSGTKNDLIERLRNYQEQNGGTAAASKNGPFLASQLGAISAASTSISSSTTTTTPEHLGEGGFKLALASLAHAVPGRVMRFGSTSSSPPMSPTPSERSLAGMSPDETSCSGDMFGEMVSSPLTQLTLQQSPQSSSSISLLSQPLTMVKDEIRSPCSLSGSPSASGQRPEPLTSSAVDKDQMLHEKDKQIEELTRMLRQKQRLVETLRSQLEQGKMPGAILVKKEGSEKSKTMSEVKLETLIKASAIQPPTLPNGVVLRVKKEEDSEEEMEGVTEEAQGKKLLQPMQCSQETLLRLQQIHRLQVQQAEQQKQQLQQPQQQQSQAQALKVAEAKTNSTQKQLQQKKEAQVLLQQQQQLQQLIIQQTQQKQLQAQQKLAQQKLAQQKLVQQNQLKQHQGQVQQSQQKNQVQLKQVQVQIQNQTVASPKPAVNQIQQRRQLKAHQRLQHKQQTTAVATQQVTPVLVNQQNSTQIHTQAISLDLLKANGTPTLVTDSNGNHYLIALTNHTTDGQNGVSSLAKPNGRITLQRLQSTPSKLPSAESQSKEQAKAEPVSQTSKKEQKAGLHLDINGVQQPSPPVTAPPILQPFFDDVLESESQSQLLSSLKREEVCPPYDRHTLFTPPSPKLHTSLPTKRSKENGMNSQQMDDLFDILLKSGEIPSFKANPDPSLAHLHSEPPSPSSPPSPLRLSPPTQTQPIISPQPSMVEPCTGSGRLEDFLESTTGSPLLGVEPDGALTLIDDLHSQMLSTPSILDHSSSPMDTSDLGFSPHSTGLDFGDPTLDSMDWLDISMVGSGGSSGSGVGRGGVGGGSEGDGGTSLAPLVPHTPPSVFSADFLDSTDLQLHWESCL, encoded by the exons CACTGAAGAGCCCGGCAGCCTTTCATGAACAGCGGAGGAGTCTGGAGCGAGCAAGG ACCGAGGACTATCTGAAGAGGAAGATCAGGTGCCGTCCTGAGCGCTCCGAGCTGGTCAGGATGCACATTCTGGAGG AAACATCGGCAGAGCCGTCTCTACAGGCcaagcagctgcagctgaagcGAGCACGACTGGCCGACGACCTCAACGACAAGCTCTCCCACAGACCCGGTCCCATCGAGCTGGTCCACAAGAACATCCTATCTGTTACCTGCCTCCAGCAGCACTCACCGGAGG ATTCTCCAAAGGGAGAGAGCTCCTCTCTGGATGAAGACAGCAGTGATGCTCTTTCACCAGACCAGCTGGCCAATCACGACTCTCCCCTGAGTGCCGTCCCTCAGCTGTCTCCCTCTGACGCACTCGCCCAGAACGGGGACATTGCTCCCACACAG TTCCTTACTCAGCCTACACCACCACCTGCACCACCTGCACCACCTGCActgcctccaccacctcctccccaGGTGAATGGCTCAGACTCCCCCTCACCCCCAAAATTAACAAATGGAACAATGTTGACTTCAACAAGTTCCCGCTCCTCCGCTGGACACACCAAG CAGACTCAGGCTAAGACGGGTTCAGATCGTCCTCCACACAGACCTAAGAAATCAAAGGACAGCAAACCCAAG GTGAAGAAGCTGAAGTACCACCAGTACATCCCTCCGGACCAGAAAGCAGACAAGGAGCGTCCGCCACAGATGGACTCTTCCTACGCGAAGCTGCTTCATCAACAGCAGCTCTTCCTGCAGCTGCAGATCATCAgccagcaacagcagcactaCAACTACCACACTATCCTGCCCGCCCCTCCCAA GCCTCCAAACGAGCAGCCCCTCACAACCAGCTCGGGCCCTTCCCCCTCCCACAGCGTTCCTTCAAGCACCATCCCAGCTCCCTCCAGTCAGAGCGCCACTGCCCGTCACAGCCATCCTGCAATGGGAGGAGCTAAACCCAGCACTTTGCCAGCCAACCTGGATGAGTTCAAA GTTGCCGAGTTGAAACAGGAACTGAAATTACGATGTCTGACCGTCTCAGGCACCAAGAATGATCTCATTGAGAGACTGCGCAACTACCAGGAGCAAAACGGCGGCACCGCAGCGGCTTCAAAGAATGGCCCTTTTCTGGCCAGCCAGCTGGGTGCTATCTCGGCTGCCAGCACCAGCATATCCTCTTCCACCACAACTACCACACCCGAGCATTTGGGAGAGGGTGGGTTCAAATTAGCATTAGCTTCGCTGGCTCACGCTGTTCCTGGGAGAGTCATGCGGTTTGGCAGCACCAGCTCCAGCCCTCCCATGTCTCCCACACCCTCTGAGAGGTCTTTGGCCGGCATGAGTCCAGATGAGACGAGCTGTAGTGGAGACATGTTTGGAGAGATG GTGAGCTCTCCTCTGACCCAGCTCACCTTGCAACAATCCCCTCAGTCCTCATCAAGCATCTCCCTGCTCTCGCAGCCTCTCACCATGGTGAAAGATGAGATTCGGAGTCCATGCAGTCTGTCCGGGTCTCCATCTGCCTCAGGCCAGCGCCCGGAGCCCCTGACAAGTTCAGCCGTGGACAAAGACCAGATGCTCCATGAGAAGGACAAACAGATCGAGGAGTTGACCAGGATGCTAAGGCAGAAGCAGAGGCTggtggagactctcaggtctcAGCTGGAGCAGGGAAAGATGCCAGGTGCAATACTGGTGAAGAAAGAAGGCAGTGAAAAGAGCAAAACAATGTCAGAAGTTAAACTTGAAACTCTAATAAAAGCCTCAGCCATTCAGCCCCCAACTCTCCCCAACGGTGTTGTGTTGAGGGTGAAGAAGGAGGAAGACTCGGAGGAAGAAATGGAAGGTGTAACGGAGGAAGCCCAGGGAAAGAAGCTGCTCCAGCCAATGCAGTGCTCCCAGGAGACTCTGCTAAGACTGCAGCAGATTCATCGGCTGCAGGTCCAAcaagcagagcagcagaaacagcagctgcAACAACCccaacagcagcagagtcagGCACAAGCGCTTAAGGTGGCAGAGGCTAAAACAAACTCGACGCAAAAGCAACTGCAGCAAAAGAAAGAAGCTCAAGTcctgcttcagcagcagcagcagctccagcagctcatCATACAGCAGACTCAGCAGAAGCAGCTCCAGGCCCAGCAGAAGTTAGCACAGCAGAAACTTGCCCAGCAGAAGCTGGTGCAGCAGAACCAGCTCAAACAACACCAAGGGCAAGTGCAGCAGAGCCAGCAGAAGAACCAAGTGCAGCTGAAGCAGGTTCAGGTGCAGATCCAGAACCAGACGGTGGCGAGCCCGAAGCCCGCAGTGAACCAAATCCAGCAGAGGAGGCAGCTAAAGGCTCATCAGAGGCTGCAGCACAAACAACAGACGACAGCTGTCGCCACACAACAG GTGACGCCAGTCTTGGTCAACCAACAAAACAGCACTCAGATCCACACTCAGGCCATTTCATTAGACCTCCTGAAGGCCAACGGCACACCCACGCTGGTCACCGACAGCAACGGCAACCATTACCTGATCGCTCTCACCAATCACACGACAGACGGGCAGAATGGAGTGTCCTCATTGGCCAAACCCAACGGACGCATCACACTGCAG AGATTGCAGTCGACTCCAAGTAAACTCCCCAGCGCTGAGAGCCAATCAAAAGAGCAGGCCAAAGCCGAGCCTGTGAGCCAGACAAGCAAAAAG GAACAGAAGGCGGGGCTTCACCTTGACATTAATGGCGTCCAGCAGCCCAGCCCACCAGTCACAGCTCCTCCCATCCTGCAGCCGTTCTTCGACGACGTGTTGGAGAGCGAGAGCCAAAGCCAACTTCTGTCCTCTCTCAAG agagaggaggtgtGTCCACCTTATGACCGGCACACACTCTTCACACCTCCCTCTCCCAAACTCCACACCTCCCTTCCTACCAAACGCTCCAAA GAGAACGGCATGAACAGTCAGCAGATGGACGACCTCTTCGACATCCTGCTGAAGAGCGGAG aaATCCCCAGCTTCAAGGCCAACCCTGACCCTTCCCTCGCCCATCTCCACTCAGAACCACCCTCCCCATCTTCTCCCCCATCTCCCCTCCGCCTGTCCCCTCCCACCCAGACACAACCCATCATTTCCCCTCAGCCCTCAATGGTAGAACCCTGCACAGGCAGTGGACGCCTGGAGGACTTCCTGGAGAGCACTACGGGCAGCCCCCTGCTGGGTGTGGAGCCTGACGGCGCCCTGACGCTCATCGACGACCTCCACAGCCAAATGCTGAGTACGCCCAGCATCCTGGACCACTCTTCCTCCCCCATGGACACATCCGACCTGGGCTTCTCCCCTCATTCTACAGGGTTGGACTTTGGCGACCCCACATTGGACAGCATGGACTGGCTGGATATCTCCATGGTGGGAAGCGGAGGGAGCTCAGGCAGTGGCGTGGGGAGAGGAGGTGTGGGAGGAGGCAGTGAAGGAGACGGTGGGACTAGTCTGGCTCCACTGGTGCCGCACACTCCCCCAAGTGTCTTCTCAGCTGATTTTCTGGACAGCACGGACCTGCAGCTCCACTGGGAGTCATGTTTGTAG
- the mrtfab gene encoding myocardin related transcription factor Ab isoform X4: MATPHPHKGEEPSPECMVVSGTPSSAQSPQSEAVTSELQELTLQPAPSPQPLQERKNVLQLKLQQRRTREELVSQGIMPPLKSPAAFHEQRRSLERARTEDYLKRKIRCRPERSELVRMHILEETSAEPSLQAKQLQLKRARLADDLNDKLSHRPGPIELVHKNILSVTCLQQHSPEDSPKGESSSLDEDSSDALSPDQLANHDSPLSAVPQLSPSDALAQNGDIAPTQFLTQPTPPPAPPAPPALPPPPPPQVNGSDSPSPPKLTNGTMLTSTSSRSSAGHTKTQAKTGSDRPPHRPKKSKDSKPKVKKLKYHQYIPPDQKADKERPPQMDSSYAKLLHQQQLFLQLQIISQQQQHYNYHTILPAPPKPPNEQPLTTSSGPSPSHSVPSSTIPAPSSQSATARHSHPAMGGAKPSTLPANLDEFKVAELKQELKLRCLTVSGTKNDLIERLRNYQEQNGGTAAASKNGPFLASQLGAISAASTSISSSTTTTTPEHLGEGGFKLALASLAHAVPGRVMRFGSTSSSPPMSPTPSERSLAGMSPDETSCSGDMFGEMVSSPLTQLTLQQSPQSSSSISLLSQPLTMVKDEIRSPCSLSGSPSASGQRPEPLTSSAVDKDQMLHEKDKQIEELTRMLRQKQRLVETLRSQLEQGKMPGAILVKKEGSEKSKTMSEVKLETLIKASAIQPPTLPNGVVLRVKKEEDSEEEMEGVTEEAQGKKLLQPMQCSQETLLRLQQIHRLQVQQAEQQKQQLQQPQQQQSQAQALKVAEAKTNSTQKQLQQKKEAQVLLQQQQQLQQLIIQQTQQKQLQAQQKLAQQKLAQQKLVQQNQLKQHQGQVQQSQQKNQVQLKQVQVQIQNQTVASPKPAVNQIQQRRQLKAHQRLQHKQQTTAVATQQVTPVLVNQQNSTQIHTQAISLDLLKANGTPTLVTDSNGNHYLIALTNHTTDGQNGVSSLAKPNGRITLQRLQSTPSKLPSAESQSKEQAKAEPVSQTSKKEQKAGLHLDINGVQQPSPPVTAPPILQPFFDDVLESESQSQLLSSLKREEVCPPYDRHTLFTPPSPKLHTSLPTKRSKENGMNSQQMDDLFDILLKSGEIPSFKANPDPSLAHLHSEPPSPSSPPSPLRLSPPTQTQPIISPQPSMVEPCTGSGRLEDFLESTTGSPLLGVEPDGALTLIDDLHSQMLSTPSILDHSSSPMDTSDLGFSPHSTGLDFGDPTLDSMDWLDISMVGSGGSSGSGVGRGGVGGGSEGDGGTSLAPLVPHTPPSVFSADFLDSTDLQLHWESCL; encoded by the exons CACTGAAGAGCCCGGCAGCCTTTCATGAACAGCGGAGGAGTCTGGAGCGAGCAAGG ACCGAGGACTATCTGAAGAGGAAGATCAGGTGCCGTCCTGAGCGCTCCGAGCTGGTCAGGATGCACATTCTGGAGG AAACATCGGCAGAGCCGTCTCTACAGGCcaagcagctgcagctgaagcGAGCACGACTGGCCGACGACCTCAACGACAAGCTCTCCCACAGACCCGGTCCCATCGAGCTGGTCCACAAGAACATCCTATCTGTTACCTGCCTCCAGCAGCACTCACCGGAGG ATTCTCCAAAGGGAGAGAGCTCCTCTCTGGATGAAGACAGCAGTGATGCTCTTTCACCAGACCAGCTGGCCAATCACGACTCTCCCCTGAGTGCCGTCCCTCAGCTGTCTCCCTCTGACGCACTCGCCCAGAACGGGGACATTGCTCCCACACAG TTCCTTACTCAGCCTACACCACCACCTGCACCACCTGCACCACCTGCActgcctccaccacctcctccccaGGTGAATGGCTCAGACTCCCCCTCACCCCCAAAATTAACAAATGGAACAATGTTGACTTCAACAAGTTCCCGCTCCTCCGCTGGACACACCAAG ACTCAGGCTAAGACGGGTTCAGATCGTCCTCCACACAGACCTAAGAAATCAAAGGACAGCAAACCCAAG GTGAAGAAGCTGAAGTACCACCAGTACATCCCTCCGGACCAGAAAGCAGACAAGGAGCGTCCGCCACAGATGGACTCTTCCTACGCGAAGCTGCTTCATCAACAGCAGCTCTTCCTGCAGCTGCAGATCATCAgccagcaacagcagcactaCAACTACCACACTATCCTGCCCGCCCCTCCCAA GCCTCCAAACGAGCAGCCCCTCACAACCAGCTCGGGCCCTTCCCCCTCCCACAGCGTTCCTTCAAGCACCATCCCAGCTCCCTCCAGTCAGAGCGCCACTGCCCGTCACAGCCATCCTGCAATGGGAGGAGCTAAACCCAGCACTTTGCCAGCCAACCTGGATGAGTTCAAA GTTGCCGAGTTGAAACAGGAACTGAAATTACGATGTCTGACCGTCTCAGGCACCAAGAATGATCTCATTGAGAGACTGCGCAACTACCAGGAGCAAAACGGCGGCACCGCAGCGGCTTCAAAGAATGGCCCTTTTCTGGCCAGCCAGCTGGGTGCTATCTCGGCTGCCAGCACCAGCATATCCTCTTCCACCACAACTACCACACCCGAGCATTTGGGAGAGGGTGGGTTCAAATTAGCATTAGCTTCGCTGGCTCACGCTGTTCCTGGGAGAGTCATGCGGTTTGGCAGCACCAGCTCCAGCCCTCCCATGTCTCCCACACCCTCTGAGAGGTCTTTGGCCGGCATGAGTCCAGATGAGACGAGCTGTAGTGGAGACATGTTTGGAGAGATG GTGAGCTCTCCTCTGACCCAGCTCACCTTGCAACAATCCCCTCAGTCCTCATCAAGCATCTCCCTGCTCTCGCAGCCTCTCACCATGGTGAAAGATGAGATTCGGAGTCCATGCAGTCTGTCCGGGTCTCCATCTGCCTCAGGCCAGCGCCCGGAGCCCCTGACAAGTTCAGCCGTGGACAAAGACCAGATGCTCCATGAGAAGGACAAACAGATCGAGGAGTTGACCAGGATGCTAAGGCAGAAGCAGAGGCTggtggagactctcaggtctcAGCTGGAGCAGGGAAAGATGCCAGGTGCAATACTGGTGAAGAAAGAAGGCAGTGAAAAGAGCAAAACAATGTCAGAAGTTAAACTTGAAACTCTAATAAAAGCCTCAGCCATTCAGCCCCCAACTCTCCCCAACGGTGTTGTGTTGAGGGTGAAGAAGGAGGAAGACTCGGAGGAAGAAATGGAAGGTGTAACGGAGGAAGCCCAGGGAAAGAAGCTGCTCCAGCCAATGCAGTGCTCCCAGGAGACTCTGCTAAGACTGCAGCAGATTCATCGGCTGCAGGTCCAAcaagcagagcagcagaaacagcagctgcAACAACCccaacagcagcagagtcagGCACAAGCGCTTAAGGTGGCAGAGGCTAAAACAAACTCGACGCAAAAGCAACTGCAGCAAAAGAAAGAAGCTCAAGTcctgcttcagcagcagcagcagctccagcagctcatCATACAGCAGACTCAGCAGAAGCAGCTCCAGGCCCAGCAGAAGTTAGCACAGCAGAAACTTGCCCAGCAGAAGCTGGTGCAGCAGAACCAGCTCAAACAACACCAAGGGCAAGTGCAGCAGAGCCAGCAGAAGAACCAAGTGCAGCTGAAGCAGGTTCAGGTGCAGATCCAGAACCAGACGGTGGCGAGCCCGAAGCCCGCAGTGAACCAAATCCAGCAGAGGAGGCAGCTAAAGGCTCATCAGAGGCTGCAGCACAAACAACAGACGACAGCTGTCGCCACACAACAG GTGACGCCAGTCTTGGTCAACCAACAAAACAGCACTCAGATCCACACTCAGGCCATTTCATTAGACCTCCTGAAGGCCAACGGCACACCCACGCTGGTCACCGACAGCAACGGCAACCATTACCTGATCGCTCTCACCAATCACACGACAGACGGGCAGAATGGAGTGTCCTCATTGGCCAAACCCAACGGACGCATCACACTGCAG AGATTGCAGTCGACTCCAAGTAAACTCCCCAGCGCTGAGAGCCAATCAAAAGAGCAGGCCAAAGCCGAGCCTGTGAGCCAGACAAGCAAAAAG GAACAGAAGGCGGGGCTTCACCTTGACATTAATGGCGTCCAGCAGCCCAGCCCACCAGTCACAGCTCCTCCCATCCTGCAGCCGTTCTTCGACGACGTGTTGGAGAGCGAGAGCCAAAGCCAACTTCTGTCCTCTCTCAAG agagaggaggtgtGTCCACCTTATGACCGGCACACACTCTTCACACCTCCCTCTCCCAAACTCCACACCTCCCTTCCTACCAAACGCTCCAAA GAGAACGGCATGAACAGTCAGCAGATGGACGACCTCTTCGACATCCTGCTGAAGAGCGGAG aaATCCCCAGCTTCAAGGCCAACCCTGACCCTTCCCTCGCCCATCTCCACTCAGAACCACCCTCCCCATCTTCTCCCCCATCTCCCCTCCGCCTGTCCCCTCCCACCCAGACACAACCCATCATTTCCCCTCAGCCCTCAATGGTAGAACCCTGCACAGGCAGTGGACGCCTGGAGGACTTCCTGGAGAGCACTACGGGCAGCCCCCTGCTGGGTGTGGAGCCTGACGGCGCCCTGACGCTCATCGACGACCTCCACAGCCAAATGCTGAGTACGCCCAGCATCCTGGACCACTCTTCCTCCCCCATGGACACATCCGACCTGGGCTTCTCCCCTCATTCTACAGGGTTGGACTTTGGCGACCCCACATTGGACAGCATGGACTGGCTGGATATCTCCATGGTGGGAAGCGGAGGGAGCTCAGGCAGTGGCGTGGGGAGAGGAGGTGTGGGAGGAGGCAGTGAAGGAGACGGTGGGACTAGTCTGGCTCCACTGGTGCCGCACACTCCCCCAAGTGTCTTCTCAGCTGATTTTCTGGACAGCACGGACCTGCAGCTCCACTGGGAGTCATGTTTGTAG